In one Mycoplasmopsis canis PG 14 genomic region, the following are encoded:
- the truB gene encoding tRNA pseudouridine(55) synthase TruB, with translation MFLKFYKEKGDFSNKTIRKLSSKLNAYKIGHTGILDPLAEGLMIIATNDDTKLFQYISNKDKTYLAKAKLFVSSDTQDITGNLNFLEKKDISLSELKEAIEKASLFKTQIPPVFSAKKIKGKKAYDYARSGEKVEVPSQNIEVKKIELVSFDEENNEFSILTTVSEGTYIRTLLVDIAHILGTSCAMTYLKRTKVGNVDLGNIQPNEFQEIDFKNLFTLELVEVEDSDLEDISHGRNIYLNKKNGKLFILSKHTKEICAVGDVDKGIFYPKKVFPKRIRG, from the coding sequence ATGTTTTTAAAATTTTATAAAGAAAAAGGTGATTTTTCAAATAAAACAATTAGAAAATTAAGTTCAAAATTAAATGCTTATAAAATTGGACATACAGGAATTTTAGACCCGCTAGCTGAAGGTTTGATGATTATCGCAACTAATGATGATACAAAACTTTTTCAATATATATCAAATAAAGACAAAACTTATTTGGCGAAAGCAAAATTATTTGTAAGCAGTGATACACAAGATATAACTGGAAATCTTAATTTTTTAGAAAAAAAAGATATATCACTAAGTGAACTAAAGGAAGCGATTGAAAAGGCTAGTTTATTTAAAACTCAAATACCACCCGTTTTTAGTGCTAAAAAAATAAAAGGAAAAAAAGCCTATGATTATGCAAGATCAGGTGAAAAGGTAGAGGTTCCTTCCCAAAATATTGAAGTGAAAAAAATTGAATTAGTAAGTTTTGATGAAGAAAACAATGAATTCAGTATTTTAACAACCGTTTCTGAGGGCACATATATAAGAACTTTACTAGTTGATATTGCGCATATTTTAGGAACATCATGTGCTATGACTTACTTAAAAAGAACTAAGGTTGGTAATGTTGATTTAGGAAACATTCAACCAAATGAGTTTCAAGAAATAGATTTTAAAAATCTTTTTACACTAGAATTAGTAGAAGTGGAAGATTCTGATTTAGAAGATATTTCTCACGGAAGAAACATTTATTTGAATAAGAAAAATGGCAAATTATTCATATTAAGTAAACACACTAAAGAAATTTGTGCGGTTGGAGATGTAGATAAAGGGATTTTTTATCCTAAAAAAGTTTTTCCAAAAAGAATAAGAGGTTAA
- the gmk gene encoding guanylate kinase, with protein MKKYRKNGKITNMKSIVNSKEPIIIFTGPSGVGKGTIERLLFEFEELNLSLSCSATTRKPRNGELNGIHYYFIDIDSFRDKMKHRKFLEFSYHLNNYYGTLYSELKKIHEKKMVPMLEIETNGVKKVIERFKKENLNDKYNLITIFLAPPSIDDLRKRIISRGSENNQTLKDRLKKAEDEIKDSSIFKYKIINDIPERAANEIREILHKELGIDQTK; from the coding sequence GTGAAAAAATATAGAAAAAATGGTAAAATTACAAATATGAAAAGTATAGTGAATTCAAAAGAACCAATTATTATTTTTACTGGACCAAGCGGAGTTGGTAAAGGGACAATCGAAAGATTGCTTTTTGAGTTTGAAGAATTAAATTTATCCCTTTCTTGCTCTGCCACAACAAGGAAACCTAGAAATGGTGAATTAAATGGAATTCATTACTACTTTATCGATATAGATAGCTTCAGAGATAAAATGAAACATAGAAAATTTTTAGAATTTTCTTATCATTTAAATAATTATTATGGAACGTTATATTCAGAGTTAAAAAAGATTCATGAAAAGAAAATGGTTCCTATGCTCGAAATTGAAACTAATGGTGTAAAAAAAGTAATAGAAAGATTTAAAAAAGAAAACCTTAATGATAAGTATAATCTTATCACCATTTTTTTAGCTCCGCCTTCAATTGATGATTTAAGAAAACGTATAATTTCAAGAGGTTCCGAGAATAATCAAACACTAAAGGATAGATTAAAGAAAGCAGAAGACGAAATTAAAGATTCTTCAATTTTCAAATACAAAATAATCAACGACATCCCAGAAAGAGCAGCAAATGAAATTAGGGAAATTTTACACAAGGAGTTAGGGATTGATCAAACTAAGTAG
- a CDS encoding PP2C family protein-serine/threonine phosphatase, with the protein MIKLSSISEKGNVRSNNEDRVGYFINKNIYLGILCDGMGGHKNGDIAANTALNMLAIDFMNSFKYINKDSVKEFVHSSFSNIKNELKKISSMNPDKKNMGTTVVAFIYNEKEKQLNVFYSGDSRCYILKRNNELIQVTRDHNLMNRWIDEGIDPKIDESMPIYRFLTSAVGANLETRVDFITIDDVEKNELHKVLLTSDGIHEFLSNDDIHFILSRNEEPNYIMQKFIEKAIIMESTDNMSAVLMEINNE; encoded by the coding sequence TTGATCAAACTAAGTAGTATAAGTGAAAAGGGTAATGTAAGATCCAACAACGAAGATCGTGTTGGATATTTTATTAATAAAAACATATATTTAGGAATTCTATGTGATGGAATGGGCGGTCATAAAAATGGTGATATTGCAGCAAATACTGCTTTAAACATGCTTGCAATAGATTTCATGAACAGTTTTAAATATATAAATAAAGATAGCGTAAAAGAGTTTGTTCATAGTTCTTTTTCCAATATTAAGAATGAGCTAAAAAAAATTTCTAGCATGAACCCAGATAAAAAAAACATGGGTACAACTGTTGTTGCTTTTATATATAATGAAAAAGAAAAGCAGCTTAATGTTTTTTATAGTGGTGATTCTAGATGTTACATTTTAAAGAGAAACAATGAATTAATCCAAGTAACTAGAGACCATAACTTGATGAATAGATGAATAGACGAAGGGATTGATCCTAAAATTGATGAATCAATGCCAATTTACAGATTTTTAACTAGTGCTGTAGGAGCTAATCTTGAAACACGAGTAGATTTTATAACTATTGATGATGTTGAAAAAAATGAATTACATAAAGTTTTACTAACATCTGACGGTATTCACGAATTTTTGAGTAATGATGATATACATTTTATTTTATCAAGAAACGAAGAACCAAATTATATTATGCAAAAATTTATTGAAAAAGCTATTATAATGGAATCTACAGACAACATGAGCGCTGTTTTAATGGAGATAAATAATGAATAG
- a CDS encoding serine/threonine-protein kinase: MNSNNSISIPESSKVHEKYKVGRILGNGGMGVVCSVVPKNNPNVEYALKYRYNDFNETSKRRFLDEIKLLSKINSEHFPKLIDSYSDKNEQFYIMELVTGETLKDLLRKNRQLNVATANNYIRQIADALGELHSNGIIHRDIKSQNIMVQNDFYIKILDLGISVSEDSHRYTKTNAIVCSPHYVAPEYLIKNSKITKAVDIYSLGILYYEMLIGDYPFEGKNETDTILMHKNNEFPNPKNYRDLPQSIANIIIKATAKNPSHRHQTVWEFKEDVKTSLKDYRKLEKPISQKTMKSKKTIADIINSIWFMVGVLGFLVIIVISIIIIGFTLGVL; the protein is encoded by the coding sequence ATGAATAGTAATAATTCAATTTCGATACCGGAATCCTCAAAAGTTCATGAAAAATATAAAGTAGGTAGAATACTTGGCAATGGTGGGATGGGAGTTGTTTGCTCTGTAGTGCCAAAAAATAATCCAAATGTTGAATATGCTTTAAAATATAGGTACAACGATTTTAATGAAACCTCAAAAAGAAGGTTTTTGGATGAAATAAAATTATTATCAAAAATCAATTCCGAGCATTTCCCTAAATTGATTGATTCATACAGTGATAAAAATGAACAATTTTATATCATGGAACTTGTTACTGGCGAGACATTAAAAGATTTGTTGCGAAAAAATAGACAGTTAAATGTTGCGACAGCCAATAACTACATCAGGCAAATCGCGGACGCATTGGGTGAATTACATTCTAATGGAATTATTCATAGAGACATTAAATCCCAAAATATAATGGTTCAAAATGATTTTTATATAAAAATCCTGGACTTAGGAATATCTGTTTCGGAAGATTCTCATAGATACACAAAAACAAACGCAATAGTTTGTTCACCACACTATGTTGCACCAGAATACTTAATAAAAAATAGCAAGATAACAAAAGCTGTTGATATATATTCTTTAGGTATTTTATATTACGAAATGCTTATTGGCGATTATCCTTTTGAAGGAAAAAACGAAACAGACACTATATTAATGCACAAAAATAACGAATTTCCCAATCCGAAAAATTATAGAGATTTACCTCAATCAATTGCTAATATAATTATAAAAGCAACTGCAAAGAACCCTTCCCATAGGCATCAAACTGTTTGAGAATTTAAAGAAGATGTTAAAACATCATTAAAGGATTATAGAAAATTAGAAAAACCAATTTCGCAAAAAACTATGAAGTCTAAGAAAACAATTGCTGATATAATAAATTCTATTTGATTTATGGTTGGCGTTTTAGGATTTTTAGTTATTATTGTTATTTCTATAATAATTATTGGATTTACTTTGGGGGTTTTATAA
- the rsgA gene encoding ribosome small subunit-dependent GTPase A, with product MQNWKIFSLVAGDFEICNIKSKECKILKAAGKLRYNNISPIVGDFVEIQNNMIKSVFERKNEFIRPKVSNIDQVIIFMSIEQPKFSSFLIDKYMSIIEKKSIKPILFITKSDLNPSETEMWKKQYSNMGYEVYSINNKKLFDDDLKKIFQNKFSVFMGQSGVGKTTTLNNITNLSFKTQEISKALGRGKHTTRVVKIIPVFDGYLIDTPGFSSLEIELNSVELSKSFKMFKELSETCKFRDCLHINEKDADCAIKLAIKNNNIPLFRYENYLKLQKELQEKRK from the coding sequence ATGCAAAATTGAAAAATATTTTCACTAGTTGCTGGTGATTTTGAAATTTGTAATATAAAATCCAAAGAATGCAAAATTTTGAAAGCAGCCGGAAAATTAAGATATAATAATATTTCGCCTATTGTCGGCGATTTTGTTGAGATTCAAAACAATATGATAAAAAGTGTTTTTGAAAGAAAAAATGAGTTTATTAGGCCTAAAGTATCAAATATAGATCAAGTTATTATATTCATGTCTATTGAACAACCTAAATTTAGTTCGTTCTTAATCGACAAATACATGAGTATAATCGAAAAAAAAAGTATAAAACCTATTTTATTTATAACTAAAAGTGATTTAAATCCTAGCGAAACAGAAATGTGAAAAAAACAATATTCTAATATGGGATATGAAGTCTATTCAATAAATAACAAAAAATTATTTGATGATGATCTAAAGAAAATTTTTCAAAATAAGTTTTCTGTTTTTATGGGGCAAAGCGGAGTAGGTAAGACCACAACACTAAACAACATTACAAATCTTTCGTTTAAAACACAAGAAATTTCAAAGGCCTTAGGAAGAGGAAAACACACCACTAGAGTAGTTAAAATTATCCCGGTTTTTGATGGGTATTTAATTGACACACCAGGATTTTCTTCTCTTGAAATAGAACTTAATAGCGTTGAACTATCTAAAAGTTTTAAAATGTTTAAGGAACTTTCTGAGACATGCAAGTTTAGAGATTGTTTGCATATAAATGAAAAAGATGCAGATTGCGCTATTAAATTAGCTATCAAAAATAACAATATTCCGTTATTTAGATATGAAAACTACTTAAAATTGCAAAAAGAATTACAAGAGAAAAGGAAATAA
- a CDS encoding ribulose-phosphate 3-epimerase — MTKYVTPSLLNVDAEKRLDMANTLISNGIKWIHYDVMDGNFVPNTAIEVSEIKNIDEKSLKHIKDAHLMVVNPYEYVDQLKNHVDILTFHFEAIENDLDKFEEFLEKNKHELKIGLAIKPNTKVSSIKSFLDKLSLVLVMSVEPGKGGQKFMESSLDKIKELYSIRNNNSYDYLIQVDGGINSETGPMCLKSGADAVVAGTFLVVEPTKERINSILGKFK; from the coding sequence ATGACAAAATATGTTACACCAAGTTTATTAAATGTTGACGCCGAAAAAAGATTAGACATGGCTAATACACTCATTAGTAATGGAATAAAATGAATTCATTATGATGTGATGGATGGTAATTTTGTACCGAATACAGCAATAGAAGTTTCTGAAATTAAAAATATTGACGAAAAATCTTTAAAACATATAAAAGATGCACATTTAATGGTAGTTAATCCTTATGAATATGTTGATCAATTAAAAAACCATGTTGATATTTTAACATTCCATTTTGAAGCTATAGAAAATGATTTAGATAAGTTTGAAGAATTTTTGGAAAAAAATAAACATGAACTAAAGATCGGTTTAGCAATTAAACCAAATACTAAAGTATCTTCAATTAAATCATTTTTAGACAAATTATCATTAGTTCTTGTTATGTCAGTAGAACCTGGAAAAGGTGGACAAAAATTTATGGAATCTTCACTAGACAAAATTAAGGAATTATATTCAATTAGAAATAATAATTCATACGACTACTTAATACAAGTAGATGGTGGTATAAACTCAGAAACAGGCCCAATGTGCCTTAAAAGTGGTGCTGATGCTGTTGTTGCAGGTACTTTTCTTGTTGTAGAACCTACAAAAGAGAGAATAAATAGTATACTTGGTAAATTTAAATAA
- a CDS encoding phosphopantetheine-binding protein: protein MENVKAKIIENFTRLARKKVVETDVVKDLKIDSLDLAEIIVLAEEEFNISISDQELMQIVTVQDVVDLVLSKV from the coding sequence ATGGAAAATGTAAAAGCAAAAATTATTGAAAATTTCACAAGATTAGCAAGAAAAAAAGTTGTAGAAACTGATGTAGTTAAAGATTTAAAGATAGACTCATTAGATTTAGCCGAAATTATAGTTTTAGCAGAAGAAGAGTTTAACATTTCTATTTCTGATCAAGAATTAATGCAAATTGTTACAGTACAAGATGTTGTTGATTTAGTGCTTAGTAAAGTATAA
- a CDS encoding MHO_1590 family protein, which translates to MSIRISKWKILFFTSSALFVGGLLYLVIKNVKIDNFKKEENTQNEKFDSLDKISIFPSIDEKFLEAIVEKDVFGVSVLNDKLIDKIVKSILSRLNSFRGEIYFDYEINYNDLMLTIYFKHIENNEIKELKSYEIRF; encoded by the coding sequence ATGAGTATTAGAATATCTAAATGAAAGATTCTATTTTTCACAAGTTCAGCATTATTTGTTGGAGGCTTGTTATATTTAGTTATTAAAAACGTTAAAATTGACAACTTTAAAAAAGAAGAAAATACTCAGAACGAAAAATTTGATAGTCTTGATAAAATTTCGATTTTTCCATCAATTGATGAAAAGTTTTTAGAAGCTATTGTAGAGAAGGATGTATTTGGTGTTTCTGTACTTAATGATAAATTAATAGATAAGATAGTTAAGTCAATTCTTTCGAGGCTCAATAGCTTTAGGGGAGAAATATATTTCGACTATGAAATTAACTATAATGATTTAATGCTCACTATATATTTTAAACATATTGAAAATAACGAAATCAAAGAATTAAAAAGCTATGAAATAAGATTTTAA
- a CDS encoding MG284/MPN403 family protein, with the protein MIKNLEEISNIVKETDKKDFYAKMCKLISQIFISHFEFKKILQKQIAKLKLRSRFFPNDQELIKTIDNLEKEIYNDANNTIRFILSQMSPEGAWMIENCYLNEETRDVNEWYLKHFSKTTFYKKKKAAILEFTSFYLALF; encoded by the coding sequence ATGATTAAAAATTTAGAAGAAATTTCTAATATTGTAAAAGAAACAGATAAAAAAGATTTTTATGCCAAAATGTGTAAATTAATAAGTCAAATATTTATATCTCATTTTGAATTTAAAAAGATCTTACAAAAACAAATTGCAAAATTAAAATTAAGATCAAGGTTTTTTCCTAATGATCAAGAATTAATTAAAACAATAGACAATTTAGAAAAAGAAATTTACAACGATGCAAATAACACAATAAGATTTATTTTGTCACAAATGAGTCCTGAAGGTGCATGAATGATTGAGAATTGTTATTTAAATGAAGAAACTAGAGATGTGAATGAATGATATTTAAAACACTTTTCAAAAACAACGTTTTATAAAAAGAAGAAAGCTGCTATTTTAGAGTTTACAAGTTTTTACCTTGCATTATTTTAA
- the proS gene encoding proline--tRNA ligase — MTNKKELDKITPMEVDFAKWYTDVVKNGNLIAYGPTKGSLIFKPNSYGIWEMIQKELNSIFKSKGIQNVYMPLLIPESLFALEKEHIAGFNPELATVTHVGNKELSEKLYIRPTSEVLFADLFKKSINSYNDLPMIYNQWANVLRWEKTTNPFLRSREFLWQEGHTSHSDPTEARRFTREMINTYAKFLKNFLAIPTIVGRKTPREKFAGACSTYTIEAMMKDGKALQSGTSHYLAQNFSKPYEIKFKNKENKEDFVYQTSWGVTTRLIGALIMTHGDNRGIIIPPRIAPTQVDILELFANKDEKVSKVAKKLFIDLGRKFRVNLDSSEKNPGFKASNSEIQGVPLRIEIGPRDLQENKVTIVRRDTLEKELVGLKDVKDRVGILLEDIHNNLYESAKERLKNRTVSVNYYDDFKKEIEKSNFVVAPFCCSDEAEERIKEETGATARCIPIKDLFKPENQESCIIPECKNGTKRYVVFAKAY, encoded by the coding sequence ATGACAAACAAAAAAGAATTAGATAAAATTACACCAATGGAAGTAGATTTTGCGAAATGATATACTGATGTTGTTAAGAATGGAAATTTAATTGCTTATGGACCAACAAAAGGTTCATTAATTTTTAAACCTAATTCTTACGGTATATGAGAAATGATTCAAAAAGAATTGAATAGTATCTTTAAATCGAAAGGTATTCAAAATGTTTATATGCCTTTATTGATACCTGAAAGTCTTTTTGCATTAGAAAAAGAACATATTGCTGGCTTTAATCCAGAATTAGCAACCGTAACTCATGTTGGTAACAAGGAATTAAGTGAAAAATTATATATAAGACCAACATCCGAAGTTTTATTTGCTGATTTATTTAAAAAATCAATTAACTCATACAATGATTTACCAATGATCTACAATCAGTGGGCAAATGTACTTAGGTGAGAAAAAACAACTAACCCATTCTTACGTTCTAGAGAATTTTTATGACAGGAAGGTCATACATCTCATTCTGATCCTACAGAAGCAAGAAGATTTACAAGAGAAATGATAAATACATATGCTAAATTTTTAAAAAACTTTTTAGCAATTCCTACTATAGTCGGTAGAAAAACACCTCGTGAGAAGTTTGCTGGCGCTTGTTCAACTTATACTATAGAAGCCATGATGAAAGATGGGAAGGCGCTACAATCAGGAACAAGTCACTATTTAGCGCAAAACTTTTCTAAACCCTATGAAATTAAATTTAAAAATAAAGAAAATAAGGAAGATTTTGTTTATCAAACATCTTGAGGTGTTACAACAAGATTAATTGGTGCCCTTATAATGACCCATGGAGATAATAGAGGTATAATTATTCCTCCTAGAATTGCTCCTACCCAAGTAGATATTTTGGAATTATTTGCTAATAAGGATGAAAAAGTTTCAAAAGTTGCTAAAAAATTATTTATTGATTTAGGAAGAAAATTTAGAGTGAATTTAGACTCAAGTGAAAAGAACCCTGGTTTCAAAGCATCTAATAGTGAAATTCAAGGTGTTCCACTTAGAATCGAAATTGGCCCAAGAGATTTACAAGAGAACAAAGTAACAATAGTTAGAAGAGATACTCTTGAAAAAGAATTAGTAGGTCTTAAGGATGTTAAAGATAGGGTTGGTATTCTTTTAGAAGATATACATAATAATTTATATGAGTCAGCAAAAGAAAGATTAAAAAATAGAACTGTTAGCGTAAATTATTACGATGATTTCAAGAAAGAAATTGAAAAAAGTAATTTTGTAGTTGCTCCTTTTTGTTGTTCTGATGAAGCTGAAGAAAGAATTAAAGAAGAGACAGGAGCAACAGCTAGATGCATTCCAATTAAAGATTTATTTAAACCAGAAAATCAAGAATCATGCATCATTCCAGAATGCAAAAATGGCACAAAACGTTATGTTGTGTTTGCTAAAGCATATTAA
- a CDS encoding NAD(P)H-dependent glycerol-3-phosphate dehydrogenase — protein MNKIYKFGFIGTGAYGSALANILTHNNLKTIMYGINDDEINDINNGYNKKFFGEKKFDNNHLITATKDLEYVLDNSENIVLAVPSFVLSSTLSKMKELRPQVKWNIINIAKGFETQTRTFFSEFIKKEMKESLNNLSTLLGPSFAIELFEKNKTIINIFGDSKKYNNEVISYFNNDYFKIYPIDDPFSAELFAALKNVLAIGCGILSEVSNSKNTFAAFLTTGVKEILMIYGKIAKKKKYKLVFDYATFGDTVLTCSNDKSRNFSYGKFIAKNGIESANKEFQGTIEGKEAAKVLVEILNIYRIKTKVFKGIISVLANKISPKEIDLYITK, from the coding sequence ATGAATAAAATTTATAAATTCGGATTTATCGGAACTGGGGCATACGGTTCTGCATTGGCAAATATTTTGACTCATAATAATTTAAAAACTATTATGTATGGCATTAATGATGATGAAATAAATGATATAAATAATGGTTATAACAAAAAGTTTTTTGGAGAAAAAAAGTTTGATAACAATCATTTAATTACTGCAACTAAAGACTTAGAATATGTTCTTGACAATTCAGAAAACATTGTTTTAGCTGTACCATCATTTGTTTTGAGTAGCACTTTAAGTAAAATGAAAGAATTAAGACCTCAAGTAAAATGAAACATAATAAATATAGCTAAAGGTTTTGAAACACAAACTAGAACATTTTTTTCAGAATTTATAAAGAAAGAGATGAAAGAATCATTAAATAATTTATCTACATTATTAGGTCCTTCATTTGCAATAGAACTTTTCGAAAAAAATAAGACTATTATTAATATTTTTGGTGATTCTAAAAAATACAATAACGAGGTAATAAGTTATTTTAATAATGATTACTTTAAGATTTACCCAATTGACGACCCTTTTTCAGCAGAATTATTTGCTGCGTTAAAAAACGTATTAGCTATTGGTTGTGGTATTTTATCAGAGGTATCTAACTCAAAAAATACATTTGCAGCTTTTTTGACAACTGGTGTTAAAGAAATATTAATGATTTATGGAAAAATAGCAAAAAAGAAAAAATATAAATTGGTTTTTGATTATGCCACATTTGGGGATACTGTTTTAACTTGCTCCAATGATAAGAGCAGAAATTTTTCATACGGTAAATTTATCGCTAAGAACGGAATAGAAAGTGCTAACAAAGAATTTCAAGGCACAATCGAAGGAAAAGAAGCGGCAAAAGTATTGGTAGAAATTTTAAATATATATAGAATTAAAACTAAGGTTTTTAAAGGAATTATTTCTGTTCTAGCTAATAAAATATCACCAAAGGAAATTGACTTATATATAACTAAATAA
- the tig gene encoding trigger factor, with product MFKHKHDKKHSVVVVSAIYKYDEFKTEFDKLVSQASSKIKVPGYRPGKAPKEQLLARIDYHSIENKIFSNFLDKNKNEIFKYLDDKKIKFLPVFSNVDIKDKKDKENKDLEIEVSLPTIPDFENIKFDDVKVKFELPKITKEDIEVEMSHFTSHLTKKTEVKEKDAKSQLHDTVNIDFKGFINNEPFEGGEASGYDLELGSNSFIAGFEDQLLNKKVGYKGDVKVKFPKNYFVKEYADKDAVFEVKINKIFRQDSVKVDDEMIKNIGIKNVSSLKDFEKYTSLKLNLEQLSRQLTNYVNEVIFEGYSKFDTKLNEIFFKERVNALRKDFEKRLESFGIKKREYITMLKSSEEEIEKEFVTLAEKEVAIEFVREAIMKDVKKSNDWETKYAKEFEILTNEDEAKNISLFLSMNESLLTKIGKDKESKELVTFISKKLKF from the coding sequence ATGTTTAAACACAAACATGACAAAAAACATAGTGTAGTTGTAGTTTCAGCAATATACAAATATGATGAATTTAAAACTGAATTTGATAAATTAGTTAGTCAAGCAAGTTCAAAAATTAAAGTTCCAGGATATAGACCAGGTAAAGCACCAAAAGAACAATTACTTGCTAGAATAGATTATCATTCAATTGAAAATAAAATTTTCTCAAATTTTTTAGATAAAAATAAAAATGAAATTTTCAAATATTTAGATGATAAGAAAATTAAGTTTCTTCCAGTATTTTCTAATGTAGATATCAAAGATAAAAAAGATAAGGAAAATAAAGATTTAGAAATTGAAGTAAGTTTACCTACTATTCCTGATTTTGAAAACATTAAATTTGATGATGTTAAGGTTAAATTTGAATTACCAAAGATAACAAAAGAAGATATTGAAGTTGAAATGAGTCATTTTACAAGTCACCTTACAAAGAAAACAGAAGTAAAAGAAAAAGATGCTAAGTCTCAATTACACGACACTGTTAACATTGACTTTAAAGGTTTCATTAATAATGAACCATTCGAAGGTGGTGAGGCTAGTGGATATGATCTTGAATTAGGTTCAAATAGCTTTATAGCAGGATTCGAAGATCAATTACTTAATAAAAAAGTTGGATATAAAGGAGATGTTAAAGTTAAGTTTCCTAAAAACTATTTTGTTAAAGAATACGCAGATAAAGATGCTGTTTTTGAAGTAAAAATTAATAAGATTTTTAGACAAGATTCTGTAAAAGTTGATGATGAAATGATCAAAAATATCGGAATTAAAAATGTTAGTTCTTTAAAAGATTTTGAAAAATACACTTCATTAAAATTAAATCTTGAACAACTTTCTAGACAACTTACAAATTATGTTAATGAAGTTATTTTTGAAGGATATTCTAAGTTTGATACTAAATTAAATGAAATATTTTTCAAAGAAAGAGTGAATGCATTAAGAAAAGATTTTGAAAAAAGATTAGAATCTTTCGGTATTAAAAAACGTGAATATATAACAATGTTAAAATCTTCTGAAGAAGAGATTGAAAAAGAGTTCGTTACTTTAGCTGAAAAAGAAGTTGCGATTGAATTTGTTCGTGAAGCAATAATGAAAGACGTTAAAAAATCAAATGATTGAGAAACTAAATATGCAAAAGAATTTGAAATTTTAACAAATGAAGACGAAGCTAAGAATATTTCATTATTTTTATCAATGAATGAATCATTATTGACAAAAATAGGAAAAGATAAAGAATCTAAAGAATTAGTAACATTTATATCTAAAAAATTAAAATTTTAA
- the rplO gene encoding 50S ribosomal protein L15 encodes MAIKLHNLQFTEGSRPEKHRKGRGHAAGKGKQAGKGQSGQNKRKGHRLGFEGGQTPWFRRIGKRGFTNVNHVEYQVVNLKDIELRFENNSQITIEKLFEAGLVKRSLPIKLLGNGTLTKKVVITVNKASESAKKAVEAAGGKVIEL; translated from the coding sequence ATGGCTATCAAATTACACAATTTACAATTTACAGAAGGTTCTAGACCTGAAAAACACCGTAAAGGTCGTGGACACGCAGCAGGTAAAGGGAAACAAGCAGGTAAAGGACAATCAGGACAAAACAAACGTAAAGGACACAGATTAGGATTTGAAGGAGGACAAACTCCTTGATTCCGTCGTATTGGAAAACGTGGATTTACAAACGTTAACCATGTTGAATATCAAGTTGTTAACTTAAAAGATATTGAACTTAGATTTGAAAATAACTCACAAATTACTATTGAAAAATTATTTGAAGCAGGATTAGTTAAAAGAAGTTTACCTATTAAATTACTTGGAAATGGTACTTTAACAAAAAAAGTTGTTATTACAGTAAATAAAGCTAGTGAATCAGCTAAAAAAGCAGTTGAAGCAGCTGGTGGAAAAGTTATTGAATTATAG